The following coding sequences are from one Apodemus sylvaticus chromosome X, mApoSyl1.1, whole genome shotgun sequence window:
- the LOC127674807 gene encoding uncharacterized protein LOC127674807 isoform X2, whose protein sequence is MEGGEGPAQPPTSETTSGKDKSADPRGRNKCSNCPNVRKTYKRSRRSSHRRHRRHRRPQNKISALKASRNRVRRGGAGGARNPVRRYCLINVVRATNNPETQERSTTTTSQDSTTTGQQAHPEVQPNQDQAASREAR, encoded by the exons ATGGAGGGTGGCGAAGGTCCCGCTCAACCACCTACATCGGAAACCACCAGCGGAAAAGACAAGAGTGCTGATCCACGTGGCAGGAACAAATGTTCCAACTGCCCTAAT GTCCGAAAGACGTACAAGAGGTCCCGTCGGTCCTCCCATAGGCGCCACCGCCGCCATCGTCGGCCCCAGAATAAGATCTCTGCCCTGAAGGCCTCGCGGAATAGAGTGAGacgtggaggagctggaggagcgcGGAATCCGGTGCGCCGCTACTGTCTGATCAACGTCGTGCGTGCTACCAATAATCCGGAGACCCAAGAGAGGAGCACGACCACCACCTCCCAAGACTCCACCACCACTGGCCAACAAGCGCACCCAGAGGTCCAGCCAAATCAAGACCAGGCTGCCTCCCGGGAAGCTCGCTAA
- the LOC127674807 gene encoding uncharacterized protein LOC127674807 isoform X1, translating to MTSRKVHPGFSRSPPLHPAPRKVRAGLCDVRLAGGCADQSGLEGVALHCSGGYIRRVPSALGQTAFKLPIMEGGEGPAQPPTSETTSGKDKSADPRGRNKCSNCPNVRKTYKRSRRSSHRRHRRHRRPQNKISALKASRNRVRRGGAGGARNPVRRYCLINVVRATNNPETQERSTTTTSQDSTTTGQQAHPEVQPNQDQAASREAR from the exons GTACATCCTGGTTTCTCCAGAAGCCCACCTCTCCACCCTGCACCCAGGAAGGTGAGGGCAGGGCTTTGTGATGTCAGACTGGCTGGAGGCTGTGCTGACCAATCAGGGTTGGAGGGCGTGGCCCTGCATTGTTCAGGAGGGTACATCAGGAGGGTGCCCAGTGCTCTGGGTCAGACAGCCTTTAAACTTCCCATCATGGAGGGTGGCGAAGGTCCCGCTCAACCACCTACATCGGAAACCACCAGCGGAAAAGACAAGAGTGCTGATCCACGTGGCAGGAACAAATGTTCCAACTGCCCTAAT GTCCGAAAGACGTACAAGAGGTCCCGTCGGTCCTCCCATAGGCGCCACCGCCGCCATCGTCGGCCCCAGAATAAGATCTCTGCCCTGAAGGCCTCGCGGAATAGAGTGAGacgtggaggagctggaggagcgcGGAATCCGGTGCGCCGCTACTGTCTGATCAACGTCGTGCGTGCTACCAATAATCCGGAGACCCAAGAGAGGAGCACGACCACCACCTCCCAAGACTCCACCACCACTGGCCAACAAGCGCACCCAGAGGTCCAGCCAAATCAAGACCAGGCTGCCTCCCGGGAAGCTCGCTAA